The proteins below are encoded in one region of Paraburkholderia aromaticivorans:
- the treS gene encoding maltose alpha-D-glucosyltransferase encodes MKRDDPAQSTSQDHTSAATGSAAKARTHRRGKPAALSDDPLWYKDAIIYQVHIKSFFDANNDGVGDFPGLIAKLDYIAELGVNAIWLLPFYPSPRRDDGYDIADYRNVHPDYGQIADVKRFIQEAHARGIRVITELVINHTSDQHPWFQRARRAKPGSNHRNYYVWSNTDQKYQETRIIFIDSEPSNWTHDPVAGAYYWHRFYSHQPDLNFDNPAVLKEVLQVMRFWLDMGIDGLRLDAVPYLVEREGTNNENLPETHAVLKKIRATIDAEYPNRMLLAEANQWPEDVKEYFGDEDECHMAFHFPLMPRIYMSIASEDRFPITDIMRQTPDLAETNQWAIFLRNHDELTLEMVTDSERDYLWNTYASDRRARLNLGIRRRLAPLMERDRRRIELINSLLLSMPGTPVIYYGDELGMGDNIHLGDRDGVRTPMQWSSDRNGGFSRADPEQLVLPPVMGSLYGFDAVNVEAQSRDPHSLLNWTRRMLATRRAKQTFGRGTIRFLKPENRKILAYLREMPGEPPILCVANLSRAPQAVELDLSEFNGSVPIEMTADSVFPAIGQLTYLLTFPPYGFLWFMLCPGAQRPTWAQAHSESLPEFVTIVIREGQVGPTPENVRLLESEVLPSWLSRRRWFASKDQKLNAVRLAALTTIPHGGFAFTEIEADVGGHTERYVVPIAITWGGETTFPLFKQLAFARVRRGRNVGHLTDAFALPIFAHGVMRKLRERAVVPTVQKSEIKFLPTERFAELEGLGERPEIRWLAAEQSNSSLIIADTVVLKLVRRLVSGVHPEAEISRYLTQLGYANTAPLYGEVVRVDPEGVPHTLCILQGYIENQGDAWNWSLDYLRRSVDELAIAVDTEAQSAPDRTNEAILVEGYSTLAGIIGRRLGELHVALASPTDDPAFAPEPASAEQVKAWVDGTQAMLASALDLLAPRIEQMSDPETRALAQSLIDRRAALVAAVDKLVSADAGALRIRVHGDFHLGQVLVAQGDAFLIDFEGEPARSLEERRQKSSPLRDVAGLMRSLSYASAAAQSTMEAAPQQTADRKRTLFDRFRAYATETFLSEYRAAAAESATPLVAPEAEQALLDLFLIEKAAYEIRYEAANRPTWLSLPVRGLAALTSRLLGDTGAPGHDSSTQAPGAATPPNPAEGDYE; translated from the coding sequence ATGAAGCGTGACGATCCAGCCCAAAGCACGTCGCAGGACCATACGAGCGCAGCCACCGGCAGCGCCGCGAAGGCGCGCACGCATCGGCGCGGCAAGCCGGCGGCCTTGAGCGACGATCCGCTCTGGTATAAGGACGCGATCATCTATCAGGTGCACATCAAGTCGTTCTTCGACGCGAACAACGACGGTGTGGGCGACTTTCCCGGCCTGATTGCGAAGCTCGACTACATTGCCGAACTCGGTGTGAACGCGATCTGGCTGCTGCCGTTCTATCCATCGCCGCGGCGCGACGACGGCTACGACATCGCCGATTATCGCAACGTGCACCCCGACTACGGTCAGATCGCCGACGTGAAGCGCTTCATTCAGGAAGCGCACGCACGCGGCATTCGTGTGATTACAGAGTTGGTGATCAACCACACGTCGGATCAGCACCCGTGGTTTCAGCGCGCGCGGCGCGCGAAGCCGGGTTCGAACCACCGCAATTACTACGTGTGGTCCAACACCGATCAGAAGTACCAGGAAACGCGGATCATCTTCATCGACTCGGAGCCGTCCAACTGGACGCACGATCCGGTGGCGGGCGCGTATTACTGGCACCGCTTCTACTCGCATCAGCCCGATCTGAATTTCGACAATCCGGCCGTGCTGAAAGAGGTGCTGCAGGTCATGCGCTTCTGGCTCGATATGGGCATCGACGGGCTGCGGCTCGACGCGGTACCGTATCTGGTGGAACGTGAAGGTACGAACAACGAGAACCTGCCGGAAACGCACGCGGTGCTCAAGAAAATCCGCGCGACCATCGACGCCGAGTATCCGAACCGGATGCTGCTTGCCGAAGCCAACCAATGGCCGGAAGACGTGAAGGAATATTTCGGCGATGAAGACGAATGCCACATGGCCTTCCACTTCCCGCTGATGCCGCGCATCTACATGTCGATTGCGAGCGAAGACCGTTTCCCGATCACCGACATCATGCGGCAAACGCCGGACCTCGCCGAAACGAACCAGTGGGCGATTTTCCTGCGCAATCATGACGAACTGACGCTGGAGATGGTCACGGATTCCGAGCGCGACTATCTGTGGAACACCTACGCGAGCGATCGCCGCGCACGCTTGAATCTCGGCATTCGCCGCCGCCTCGCGCCGCTGATGGAGCGCGACCGCCGCCGTATCGAGTTGATCAATTCGCTGCTGCTCTCCATGCCCGGCACGCCCGTGATCTATTACGGCGACGAACTTGGCATGGGCGACAACATCCACTTGGGCGACCGCGACGGCGTGCGCACGCCGATGCAGTGGTCGTCGGATCGCAACGGTGGATTCTCGCGCGCCGACCCTGAGCAACTGGTGCTGCCGCCGGTCATGGGCTCGCTGTACGGTTTCGACGCGGTGAACGTGGAAGCGCAAAGCCGTGACCCGCACTCGCTGCTCAACTGGACCCGGCGCATGCTCGCCACGCGCCGCGCGAAGCAGACTTTCGGGCGCGGCACGATTCGTTTCCTGAAGCCGGAAAACCGCAAGATTCTCGCGTATCTGCGTGAAATGCCGGGTGAACCGCCGATCCTGTGCGTGGCGAATCTTTCGCGCGCGCCGCAAGCGGTGGAACTCGACCTGTCCGAGTTCAACGGTTCGGTGCCGATCGAAATGACCGCGGACTCCGTGTTCCCGGCCATCGGCCAACTGACTTATCTGCTGACGTTCCCGCCGTACGGCTTCCTGTGGTTCATGCTGTGTCCGGGTGCTCAGCGTCCGACGTGGGCACAGGCCCATTCGGAATCGCTGCCGGAATTCGTCACGATCGTGATCCGCGAAGGTCAGGTCGGTCCGACGCCGGAGAACGTACGCCTGCTCGAATCGGAAGTGCTGCCTTCGTGGCTGAGCCGGCGCCGCTGGTTTGCGTCGAAGGATCAAAAGCTCAATGCGGTGCGGCTCGCGGCGTTGACCACGATTCCGCACGGCGGCTTCGCCTTCACCGAAATCGAAGCGGACGTGGGCGGTCACACCGAACGCTACGTGGTGCCGATCGCGATCACATGGGGCGGCGAAACGACTTTCCCGTTGTTCAAGCAACTGGCCTTCGCGCGCGTGCGGCGCGGCCGCAACGTGGGGCATCTGACGGACGCCTTTGCCTTGCCGATCTTCGCTCATGGCGTGATGCGCAAGCTGCGCGAACGCGCCGTCGTGCCGACCGTGCAGAAGAGCGAAATCAAGTTTCTGCCGACCGAACGTTTCGCCGAACTCGAAGGACTCGGCGAACGGCCTGAGATCCGCTGGCTCGCGGCCGAGCAGAGCAATAGCTCGTTGATCATCGCCGACACCGTCGTGCTGAAACTGGTGCGCCGCCTCGTGAGTGGTGTCCATCCGGAAGCCGAAATCAGCCGCTATCTGACGCAATTGGGCTACGCGAACACCGCGCCGTTGTACGGCGAAGTGGTGCGCGTCGATCCCGAAGGCGTGCCGCATACGCTCTGTATCCTGCAAGGCTATATCGAGAATCAGGGCGACGCGTGGAACTGGTCGCTCGACTATCTGCGCCGCTCGGTGGACGAACTCGCCATCGCCGTCGATACCGAAGCGCAATCGGCGCCGGACCGTACCAACGAGGCGATTCTGGTGGAAGGCTACAGCACGTTGGCCGGCATCATCGGCAGACGGCTGGGCGAACTGCACGTGGCGCTCGCCTCGCCGACGGACGACCCGGCGTTCGCGCCGGAACCCGCCAGCGCCGAGCAGGTGAAGGCATGGGTGGACGGCACGCAGGCGATGCTCGCCAGCGCACTCGATCTGCTCGCGCCGCGCATCGAGCAGATGAGCGATCCGGAAACCAGGGCGCTGGCGCAAAGCCTGATCGACCGCCGCGCGGCCTTGGTGGCCGCCGTCGACAAGCTGGTTTCCGCCGACGCGGGCGCGCTGCGCATTCGCGTTCACGGCGACTTCCATCTCGGCCAGGTACTGGTCGCGCAGGGCGACGCATTTTTGATCGACTTCGAAGGCGAGCCGGCACGGTCGCTTGAAGAACGTCGTCAGAAATCGAGCCCGCTGCGTGACGTGGCTGGTCTGATGCGCTCGCTGTCGTACGCAAGCGCGGCGGCGCAGTCCACCATGGAGGCCGCGCCGCAACAGACCGCCGATCGCAAGCGCACGCTGTTCGACCGTTTCCGCGCGTACGCCACCGAAACGTTCCTCAGCGAGTACCGCGCGGCTGCCGCGGAATCCGCGACGCCGCTCGTCGCGCCCGAAGCCGAACAGGCCTTGCTCGATCTGTTCCTGATCGAAAAAGCCGCCTACGAAATCCGTTACGAAGCGGCCAACCGCCCGACGTGGCTCAGCTTGCCGGTACGCGGCCTCGCCGCGCTCACCAGCCGTTTGCTCGGCGACACCGGCGCGCCAGGCCACGATTCCTCAACCCAGGCGCCAGGCGCCGCCACGCCGCCTAACCCGGCCGAGGGCGACTATGAGTGA
- the glgB gene encoding 1,4-alpha-glucan branching protein GlgB: MSEHDPAVGLQPLEIDALVEARHPNPFSQLGLHQTDAGPVVRALLPNAAHVSVIARADGALLGELEQVRPGLFAGRVTTAAPYRLRIDWHGVVQEIEDTYSFGPVLGDEPLGRLAGGDPYAVLECLGAHPIEVDGVPGVRFAVWAPNARRVSVVGDFNAWDGRRHPMRLRHQAGVWELFVPRVGPGTRYKYELLSRDGHPLPLKADPCAMQTEKPPGTASIVAHVDEIEQFPWTDHEWIQSRADKQTPRSPISIYEVHAESWLRVAEQGQRGLDWDELAERMIPYVKSMGFTHVEFMPIAEHPFGGSWGYQPLGQFAPSARFGKPEQFARFVDKAHEAGLGVILDWVPAHFPNDAHGLIDFDGTPLYEHADPREGYHQDWNTMIYNLGRNEVSAFLVASGLAWLKRYHVDGLRVDAVASMLYRDYSRAADEWVPNIYGGRENLESIAFLKRLNHEVGYVPGVPGAITIAEESTAWPGVTARVEDGGLGFQFKWNMGWMHDTLHYMEEDPVYRQYHHHNMTFGMVYAYSERFVLPLSHDEVVHGKGSLLGKMPGDRWQKFANLRAYFGFMWTHPGKKLLFMGGEFGQMAEFDHDTSPHWHLLDDPHHHGVQKLVRDLNRLYSEEPALYLLDCEPGGFEWLIGDDSGNSVFAYRRTDGAGRELVVVCNMTPVPRVGYRIGMPRSGRWSEVLNTDAGVYGGSNMGNGGLIHTDAQSSHGWPHSASLTLPPLATIVLRAD, translated from the coding sequence ATGAGTGAGCATGATCCGGCCGTAGGCCTCCAACCGCTCGAAATCGACGCGCTCGTCGAAGCGCGTCACCCCAATCCTTTCTCGCAACTCGGGCTGCATCAGACGGACGCGGGGCCGGTGGTGCGCGCGCTGTTGCCGAACGCCGCGCACGTCAGCGTGATTGCGCGCGCCGACGGTGCGCTGCTCGGCGAACTCGAGCAAGTGCGGCCGGGGCTGTTTGCCGGCCGTGTCACGACTGCGGCGCCGTACCGTTTGCGGATCGACTGGCATGGCGTGGTGCAGGAAATCGAGGACACGTATTCGTTCGGTCCCGTTCTCGGCGACGAGCCGCTTGGCCGGCTCGCCGGCGGCGATCCGTACGCGGTGCTCGAATGTCTCGGCGCGCATCCGATAGAAGTGGATGGCGTGCCTGGCGTGCGCTTCGCCGTGTGGGCGCCGAACGCACGGCGCGTTTCGGTAGTGGGCGACTTCAATGCGTGGGACGGCCGCCGTCATCCGATGCGGCTGCGGCATCAGGCCGGCGTGTGGGAGTTGTTCGTGCCGCGTGTCGGGCCGGGTACGCGCTACAAATACGAACTGCTGTCGCGCGATGGGCATCCGCTTCCCCTGAAGGCTGATCCGTGCGCGATGCAAACGGAGAAGCCGCCGGGCACCGCGTCGATCGTGGCGCATGTGGATGAGATCGAGCAGTTTCCGTGGACCGATCACGAATGGATCCAGTCGCGCGCCGATAAGCAGACGCCGCGCTCGCCAATCTCGATCTACGAAGTGCACGCGGAATCATGGCTGCGCGTCGCGGAACAAGGTCAGCGCGGACTCGACTGGGATGAACTGGCGGAGCGGATGATTCCGTACGTGAAAAGCATGGGCTTCACGCACGTGGAGTTCATGCCGATTGCCGAGCATCCGTTCGGCGGATCGTGGGGTTATCAGCCGCTCGGGCAGTTCGCGCCGTCGGCGCGGTTCGGCAAACCCGAGCAGTTCGCGAGGTTCGTCGACAAGGCGCACGAAGCCGGACTCGGCGTGATTCTCGACTGGGTGCCCGCGCACTTTCCAAATGATGCGCACGGTCTGATCGACTTCGACGGCACGCCGCTCTACGAGCACGCCGACCCGCGCGAAGGCTATCACCAGGACTGGAACACGATGATCTACAACCTCGGCCGCAACGAGGTGAGCGCGTTCCTGGTCGCTTCGGGGCTGGCATGGTTGAAGCGCTATCACGTCGACGGTCTGCGCGTGGACGCGGTCGCGTCGATGCTGTATCGCGACTATTCGCGCGCCGCCGACGAGTGGGTACCGAACATCTACGGTGGCCGCGAAAACCTTGAATCGATTGCTTTCCTGAAGCGGCTGAATCACGAAGTCGGCTACGTGCCGGGCGTGCCGGGTGCGATCACGATCGCCGAGGAATCGACCGCGTGGCCGGGCGTGACGGCGCGTGTCGAAGACGGCGGCCTCGGTTTCCAGTTCAAGTGGAACATGGGCTGGATGCACGACACGCTGCACTACATGGAAGAAGATCCCGTCTACCGCCAATACCATCACCACAACATGACGTTCGGCATGGTGTACGCGTATTCGGAGCGCTTCGTGCTGCCGCTCTCGCACGATGAGGTGGTGCACGGCAAGGGCTCGCTGCTCGGCAAGATGCCCGGCGACAGGTGGCAAAAGTTCGCCAACCTGCGCGCGTACTTCGGTTTCATGTGGACGCATCCGGGCAAGAAGCTGCTGTTCATGGGCGGCGAATTCGGCCAGATGGCGGAATTCGACCACGACACGTCGCCACATTGGCATCTGCTCGACGATCCGCACCATCACGGCGTGCAGAAGCTGGTGCGCGATCTGAACCGGCTATATAGCGAGGAGCCCGCGTTGTATCTGCTCGATTGCGAGCCTGGCGGCTTCGAATGGCTCATCGGCGACGACAGCGGCAACAGCGTATTCGCCTATCGCCGCACCGATGGCGCGGGCCGCGAACTCGTCGTAGTCTGCAATATGACGCCGGTGCCGCGGGTCGGTTACCGGATCGGCATGCCGCGCAGCGGACGCTGGTCGGAAGTGCTTAATACGGACGCGGGCGTGTACGGCGGCTCGAACATGGGCAACGGCGGGTTGATTCACACCGACGCCCAATCGAGCCATGGCTGGCCGCATTCCGCTTCACTGACGCTGCCACCGCTGGCGACCATCGTATTGCGCGCGGACTGA
- the glgX gene encoding glycogen debranching protein GlgX: protein MSHAMPDRLLPGSPYPLGASWDGLGVNFAVFSANAQKIELCLFDPTGRKEIRRFTLPECTDEIWHGYLPNAHPGTAYGFRAHGPYQPQHGHRFNPHKLLLDPYARKLVGQFRWSDALFGYRVHSNRADLSIDRRDSAPAMPKCVVIDEAFDWSHDKRPNVPWGETIVYETHVRGASMLRADLRQHERGTFAALSSPEFIEHLLKLGVTAVELLPVHAFLNDRFLVERGLRNYWGYNTAAFFAPEPSYLSTHRLDEMRIAVRQLHAAGIEVILDVVYNHTCEGNEMGPTVSWRGLDNASYYRLIPGDERHHINDTGCGNTVNLPHPRVLQMVMDSLRYWSTAFNIDGFRFDLGVTLGREQHGFDPGSGFFDALRQDPILSQRKLISEPWDIGPGGYQLGNHPPGFGEWNDRFRDTVRRFWRGDAGLRPDLAARLTGSADLFNRRFRKPWASVNFVTSHDGFTLADVTAYEQKHNEANREDNNDGHNENCSRNWGVEGTSDDPAILVTRKRVARSLIATLLMALGTPMMLAGDESLRTQNGNNNAYCQDNEISWLDWERADSPDGQQMTAFVARVIALRKRHPLLRETRFLFGDREVLPGLFDVGWFDEHGDPLTIEAWQDPEGRAFTLRRAGPGLNGETEVLLMMLNANEETLRFTPPAPHLEWHVLLDTAEPESVPHRLAVAEVEVAAHSLVMLAAQPVGEADWQAGWKAGAQHGPRLLTALPPDPGAHPPSSDTSPTT from the coding sequence ATGTCGCATGCAATGCCCGACCGGCTTCTGCCCGGTTCGCCCTATCCGCTCGGCGCTAGCTGGGATGGCCTCGGCGTCAACTTTGCAGTGTTCTCGGCGAACGCGCAAAAAATCGAGCTTTGCCTGTTCGATCCCACCGGCCGCAAGGAAATCCGCCGTTTCACGCTGCCCGAATGCACCGACGAGATCTGGCACGGCTACCTGCCGAACGCGCATCCGGGCACCGCTTACGGGTTTCGCGCGCATGGGCCGTATCAGCCGCAACATGGGCATCGCTTCAACCCGCACAAGCTGTTGCTCGATCCGTACGCGCGCAAACTGGTCGGACAATTTCGCTGGTCGGATGCGCTGTTCGGTTATCGCGTGCATTCGAATCGCGCGGACCTGTCCATCGACCGGCGTGATTCGGCGCCGGCCATGCCGAAGTGCGTGGTGATCGACGAAGCGTTCGACTGGTCGCACGACAAACGCCCGAATGTGCCGTGGGGCGAAACCATCGTCTACGAGACGCATGTGCGCGGCGCCTCGATGTTGCGCGCCGATTTGCGTCAGCATGAACGCGGCACGTTCGCGGCGCTGTCTTCGCCGGAGTTCATCGAGCATCTGCTGAAACTCGGCGTGACCGCGGTCGAACTGCTGCCCGTGCATGCGTTTCTCAACGACCGCTTTCTGGTGGAGCGCGGCCTGCGCAACTACTGGGGTTACAACACGGCGGCCTTTTTCGCGCCGGAGCCGTCGTATCTCAGCACGCACCGGCTCGACGAAATGCGCATCGCCGTGCGTCAGTTGCACGCGGCCGGCATCGAAGTCATTCTCGACGTGGTCTACAACCACACCTGCGAAGGCAACGAGATGGGACCGACCGTGTCGTGGCGCGGCCTCGATAACGCCAGCTACTACCGTCTGATTCCCGGCGACGAACGTCACCATATCAACGACACCGGTTGTGGCAACACCGTGAATCTGCCGCATCCGCGTGTGCTGCAAATGGTGATGGATTCGCTGCGCTACTGGTCGACGGCGTTCAATATCGACGGCTTTCGTTTCGATCTGGGCGTCACGCTCGGCCGCGAGCAGCACGGTTTCGATCCCGGCTCCGGTTTCTTCGACGCGTTACGGCAAGACCCGATCCTGTCGCAACGCAAGCTGATTTCAGAGCCGTGGGACATCGGGCCAGGCGGTTATCAACTCGGCAATCATCCGCCGGGCTTCGGCGAATGGAACGACCGTTTCCGCGACACCGTGCGCCGTTTCTGGCGCGGCGACGCCGGCCTGCGGCCCGATCTCGCCGCGCGTTTGACCGGCTCGGCCGATCTGTTCAACCGGCGTTTCAGGAAGCCGTGGGCATCGGTCAATTTTGTCACGTCGCATGACGGTTTTACGTTGGCCGATGTCACCGCTTACGAGCAGAAGCACAACGAAGCCAATCGCGAAGACAACAACGACGGCCATAACGAAAACTGCAGCCGCAACTGGGGCGTGGAAGGCACGAGCGACGACCCCGCGATTCTCGTCACTCGCAAACGCGTGGCGCGCTCGCTGATCGCCACGCTGCTGATGGCGCTCGGCACGCCGATGATGCTGGCCGGCGACGAATCGCTGCGCACGCAGAATGGCAACAACAATGCGTATTGCCAGGACAACGAAATTTCATGGCTCGACTGGGAACGCGCGGATTCGCCGGACGGTCAGCAGATGACCGCGTTCGTCGCGCGTGTGATCGCGCTGCGCAAGCGACATCCGCTATTGCGCGAAACGCGTTTTCTGTTCGGCGATCGTGAAGTGTTGCCGGGCCTGTTCGATGTCGGCTGGTTCGACGAACACGGCGACCCGCTCACCATCGAAGCCTGGCAGGACCCCGAAGGCCGCGCGTTCACGCTGCGTCGCGCGGGTCCAGGTTTAAACGGCGAAACAGAAGTATTGTTGATGATGCTCAACGCCAACGAGGAAACACTGCGTTTTACACCGCCCGCCCCGCACCTGGAATGGCACGTGCTGTTAGACACTGCTGAGCCGGAGAGCGTGCCGCATCGGCTGGCGGTGGCGGAGGTCGAAGTGGCCGCGCATAGCCTGGTGATGCTGGCTGCGCAGCCGGTGGGCGAAGCGGATTGGCAAGCGGGCTGGAAGGCCGGCGCGCAGCATGGGCCGCGGCTTCTGACTGCGCTTCCGCCCGATCCGGGTGCGCATCCGCCCAGTAGCGATACGTCGCCGACCACTTAG
- the treZ gene encoding malto-oligosyltrehalose trehalohydrolase, producing the protein MSESPIDPHAHHHAHCLPFGAQLLGATGAKPRTRFRFWAPSCKHVQVEIENGPAQGAHDMTPAGNGWFEASVDGGAGTLYRFRLDGEHAVPDPASRFQPQDVHGPSEVIDPRAYHWEHTNWHGRPWEETVLYELHVGAMGGYAGVQKRLPQLAALGVTAIELMPLNDFPGKHNWGYDGVLPYAPDSAYGRPEDLKALIDTAHGLGLMVFLDVVYNHFGPDGNYLHQYARTFFREGTHTPWGPAIDFERCEVSDFFTDNAVYWINEYRLDGLRFDAVHAIDNHAWLRELSDHIRAKVQHGRHVHLVLENEHNSASLLETHFDAQWNDDAHNTLHVLLTGETEGYYHAYEDQPIRRLARVLSEGFTYQGDPSPIHDGKPRGEASGHLPPTSFVIFLQNHDQIGNRAFGERLRKLTSDDALRAATGLLLLSPQIPLLFMDEEYGSTQPFLFFTDYAGDLADAVREGRRREFARFSSFSDEKRRAQIPDPNDVKTFAASSPPASHEAPKHDADEAKDRLDWMHFYKSALAVRAKLITPRLQHSKSCGVTVLTAANGGDANALIARWKLCDGETLSVALNLSKENVACTEIPAGKVIFETPARVREQVDVKVLPPYAFVAWLTGDVCDYASGHDARIAGQQERHA; encoded by the coding sequence ATGTCCGAAAGTCCGATTGATCCTCATGCGCATCATCACGCGCATTGTTTGCCGTTCGGCGCGCAGTTGCTTGGCGCGACGGGCGCGAAGCCGCGCACGCGGTTTCGCTTCTGGGCGCCTTCCTGCAAACACGTCCAGGTGGAAATCGAAAACGGCCCTGCCCAAGGCGCGCACGACATGACGCCCGCCGGCAACGGCTGGTTCGAAGCGAGCGTCGATGGCGGCGCGGGCACGCTATACCGCTTCCGGCTGGATGGCGAGCATGCGGTGCCCGATCCGGCGTCGCGCTTCCAGCCGCAAGACGTGCATGGACCGAGCGAAGTCATCGATCCGCGCGCCTACCATTGGGAACACACGAACTGGCACGGCCGGCCTTGGGAAGAAACGGTGTTGTACGAGTTGCACGTCGGCGCAATGGGCGGTTATGCAGGCGTGCAGAAGCGGCTGCCGCAACTCGCCGCGCTCGGCGTCACGGCCATCGAGTTAATGCCGCTGAACGACTTTCCCGGCAAGCACAATTGGGGCTATGACGGCGTGTTGCCGTATGCGCCCGATTCCGCTTACGGCCGCCCTGAAGATCTGAAAGCGTTGATCGACACCGCGCACGGTCTCGGCCTCATGGTGTTTCTCGACGTGGTCTACAACCACTTCGGCCCGGACGGCAACTATCTGCACCAGTACGCCCGCACATTCTTTCGCGAAGGCACGCACACGCCGTGGGGCCCGGCGATCGACTTCGAGCGCTGCGAAGTGAGCGACTTCTTCACGGATAACGCCGTCTACTGGATCAACGAATATCGGCTCGACGGCCTGCGTTTCGACGCGGTGCACGCCATCGACAACCACGCGTGGCTGCGCGAACTGTCCGACCATATCCGCGCCAAAGTGCAGCATGGCCGGCATGTGCACCTGGTGCTGGAAAACGAGCACAACAGCGCGAGCCTGCTGGAAACGCATTTCGACGCGCAATGGAACGACGACGCGCACAACACGTTGCACGTGCTGCTGACCGGCGAAACCGAAGGCTATTACCACGCGTACGAAGACCAGCCGATCCGCCGCCTTGCGCGCGTGCTGTCGGAAGGCTTCACGTATCAGGGCGACCCGTCGCCGATTCACGACGGCAAGCCACGCGGCGAAGCGAGCGGCCATCTGCCGCCCACTTCGTTCGTGATCTTCCTGCAGAACCACGATCAGATCGGCAACCGCGCGTTCGGCGAGCGCTTGCGCAAGCTGACCTCGGACGATGCGTTGCGCGCCGCCACCGGCCTGCTGCTGCTGTCGCCGCAAATTCCGCTGCTTTTCATGGACGAGGAATACGGGTCCACGCAGCCCTTCCTGTTTTTCACCGACTACGCCGGCGATCTCGCCGACGCGGTCCGCGAAGGACGCCGCCGGGAATTCGCGCGCTTTTCCTCGTTCAGCGACGAGAAACGCCGCGCCCAGATTCCCGATCCGAACGACGTGAAGACGTTCGCGGCCTCATCACCGCCGGCGTCGCACGAAGCGCCAAAGCATGACGCCGATGAAGCGAAAGACCGGCTCGACTGGATGCACTTCTACAAATCCGCGCTGGCCGTGCGCGCCAAGCTGATCACCCCACGCCTCCAACATAGCAAGTCGTGCGGCGTGACAGTGCTGACCGCGGCGAATGGCGGCGACGCCAATGCACTGATCGCGCGCTGGAAACTCTGCGACGGTGAGACGTTATCGGTCGCGCTGAATCTCTCGAAAGAGAACGTGGCGTGCACTGAGATTCCCGCCGGCAAAGTGATTTTCGAAACGCCGGCGCGGGTGCGCGAACAGGTCGACGTCAAGGTGTTGCCGCCCTACGCGTTCGTCGCGTGGCTGACCGGCGACGTCTGCGACTATGCCAGCGGCCACGATGCTCGCATCGCGGGACAACAGGAGCGCCACGCGTGA